A genomic segment from Limosilactobacillus sp. encodes:
- the rpmJ gene encoding 50S ribosomal protein L36: MKVRPSVKRMCEHCKIVKRHGRVMVICSANPKHKQRQGK; encoded by the coding sequence ATGAAAGTAAGACCATCAGTCAAGCGGATGTGCGAGCACTGCAAGATCGTTAAGCGTCATGGACGTGTTATGGTTATTTGCTCTGCAAACCCAAAGCACAAGCAGCGTCAAGGTAAGTAA
- the infA gene encoding translation initiation factor IF-1, whose amino-acid sequence MAKADVIEVEGKVTETLPNAMFKVELENGAEILAHVSGKIRMHYIKILPGDRVKVEMSPYDLTKGRITFRFK is encoded by the coding sequence GTGGCAAAAGCCGATGTGATCGAAGTAGAGGGTAAAGTTACCGAAACTTTGCCTAATGCGATGTTTAAAGTTGAACTGGAAAACGGCGCGGAAATCCTGGCCCACGTCTCCGGTAAGATTCGGATGCACTACATCAAAATCTTGCCTGGTGACCGGGTAAAGGTTGAAATGTCCCCGTACGACCTGACTAAGGGTCGGATTACGTTCCGGTTCAAGTAA
- a CDS encoding adenylate kinase has product MSMNLVLMGLPGAGKGTQAQKIVEDFDIPHISTGDIFRAAIKNETPMGLEAKKYIDKGELVPDEVTNGIVQERLSQDDTKNGFMLDGFPRNLNQAAALDKMLAESDRQLDAVINIHVQPEVLVERLSGRYICRNCGATYHKIYNPTKVEGTCDVCGGHEFYQREDDKPETVKNRLDVNIKLNTPLVDYYQKQGVLHTIDGQQDIDKVYADVKEVLNNL; this is encoded by the coding sequence ATGAGTATGAACCTTGTCTTAATGGGTTTGCCAGGTGCCGGTAAGGGTACCCAAGCGCAAAAGATCGTAGAAGACTTTGATATTCCTCACATCTCAACCGGGGATATTTTCCGTGCGGCGATCAAGAATGAAACGCCGATGGGACTTGAAGCCAAGAAGTACATCGATAAGGGTGAACTGGTTCCGGACGAAGTTACTAACGGCATCGTCCAGGAACGCCTCTCCCAGGATGATACCAAGAATGGTTTCATGCTTGATGGCTTCCCACGTAACCTGAACCAGGCAGCAGCCCTGGATAAGATGTTAGCTGAGAGTGACCGGCAGCTGGACGCAGTTATCAATATTCATGTTCAACCTGAGGTATTGGTAGAACGGTTGAGTGGTCGGTATATCTGTCGCAACTGTGGAGCAACTTATCACAAGATCTACAACCCAACCAAGGTTGAAGGAACCTGTGATGTTTGTGGCGGCCACGAATTCTACCAACGTGAAGACGACAAGCCGGAAACGGTTAAGAATCGTCTGGACGTTAACATCAAGCTGAATACACCACTGGTAGATTACTACCAAAAGCAAGGCGTTTTGCACACGATCGATGGTCAACAGGACATCGATAAGGTCTACGCTGACGTCAAGGAAGTGCTGAATAACCTTTAA